Genomic DNA from Arthrobacter sp. B1I2:
GTTTTCGGGCACCACGGGTTCCTCAAGGAAGAAGGGCCGGAACGGTTCCAGCAACGGGGCCACGCGCCTGGCGTTGGCCAGGGTAAAGCGGCCGTGGAAGTCGACGGCCACGTCCCGGTGGTCGCCCAGGACCTGCCGGGCCGCGGCAACACGGCGGATGACGCCGTCGATCTCTGCCACCGAAGCCACCGGGCTCATCCGTCCGCTGGCGTTCATTTTGACGGCGGTGAGGCCCACCTCCAGCTGGGCGCTGATTTGGTCCGCCACCTCGTTCGGCTCATCGCCGCCCACCCAGCCGTACATGCGGATCCGGTCCCGGACGTGGCCGCCCAGGAGCTGGTGCACGGGGGTGTTGAAGTGCTTGCCGGCGATGTCCCAGAGTGCCTGGTCCAGGCCGGAGACGGCGCTGGCCAGGATGGGCCCGCCACGGTAGAAGGAGCCCTTGGTCATCACCTGCCAGTGGTCTTCGATCCGGAGGGCGTCCCTGCCGATGAGCAGTTCGGAAAGTTGCCCGACGGCGGCGCGCACCGTTTCGCTGCGGCCTTCGCAGGTCGCCTCGCCCCATCCCACGATTCCGCTGTCCGTCTCGATCCGGACGAAGAGCCAGCGGGGTGGAACGAGGAATGTTTCGATCCGGCTGATGACAGTCACGCGGCGGTTCCTAACCCTTGGTGGCGCCGGCGGTCAGGCCGGAGACGATGTACTTCTGCGTGAAGAGCGCAATGATCATGATGGGGATGGTGACAACGGTCGCCGCGGCCATGAGCCCGCCCCAGTCGATGCTGGCGTAGGAGACAAAGTCGAAGATCGCCACCGGCAGGGTCTTGGTCTTCGCGCCGGACAGCACCAGCGCGAACATGAAGTTGTTCCACGAGAAGATGAAGGACAGGATGCCTGCGGTGGCGATGCCGGACACCGACAGCGGAAGCGTGATCAGCCGGAAGGCTCCAATTGGAGTAAGCCCGTCCACCTCGGCTGATTCCTCCAGCTCCAGCGGCAGTGAGTCGAAGTAGCTCATCATGATGTACACGATCAGCGGCAGGGCGACGAACATGTGGCTGAGGATCAGCACCTCGAACTTCCCCACCATGCGCAGGTTGGAGAAGACGTAGTACCAGGGCACCAGGAGCGAGACGCCGGGGATGACGCGGGCCATCAGGACCACCAGCGCTGAGCGGTGCATGGTGAACCGGCTCATGGCGTAGGCCGCCGGGACGCCGAGGACGATCGACAGCGCCGTGGAGACGAAGGCCACCCAGAAGCTGTTGATGACGAAGACAAAGTAGTTGTTGCGCTGCAGCACATTCGCGTAGTTCTCGATGGTGGGCGAGAACAGGAAGGCCTTGCCGGTGTCGTAGATGTCCACGTTGGTCTTCAGCGAGGCCAGGAGCATCCAGAACAGCGGCGCGAGCAGGAACAGCACCACAAGGATGAGGGCCGCTACCCGGAAGACCTTGTAGGCGCGGGTGGCCAGCGGCTTGCGGCGGCGCGGGCGCCGGTTGTCCGCGGCGGTGGCGGCGGAATCTGTCATGAC
This window encodes:
- the dgoD gene encoding galactonate dehydratase gives rise to the protein MTVISRIETFLVPPRWLFVRIETDSGIVGWGEATCEGRSETVRAAVGQLSELLIGRDALRIEDHWQVMTKGSFYRGGPILASAVSGLDQALWDIAGKHFNTPVHQLLGGHVRDRIRMYGWVGGDEPNEVADQISAQLEVGLTAVKMNASGRMSPVASVAEIDGVIRRVAAARQVLGDHRDVAVDFHGRFTLANARRVAPLLEPFRPFFLEEPVVPENTHLLREFTSCTTTPVSTGERLYNRQEFLPALQAGIAVAQPDLSHAGGITEVRKIASLAEVYEVQLAPHCPLGPLALAACLQVGFATPNFLIQEQSIGIHYNQGAEVLDYVVDKTPFKFVDGHIERLTGPGLGIEIDEAVVRAADKRGHAWRGPVWRHPDGSFAEW
- a CDS encoding carbohydrate ABC transporter permease, which gives rise to MTVMTDSAATAADNRRPRRRKPLATRAYKVFRVAALILVVLFLLAPLFWMLLASLKTNVDIYDTGKAFLFSPTIENYANVLQRNNYFVFVINSFWVAFVSTALSIVLGVPAAYAMSRFTMHRSALVVLMARVIPGVSLLVPWYYVFSNLRMVGKFEVLILSHMFVALPLIVYIMMSYFDSLPLELEESAEVDGLTPIGAFRLITLPLSVSGIATAGILSFIFSWNNFMFALVLSGAKTKTLPVAIFDFVSYASIDWGGLMAAATVVTIPIMIIALFTQKYIVSGLTAGATKG